From the genome of Carassius gibelio isolate Cgi1373 ecotype wild population from Czech Republic chromosome B10, carGib1.2-hapl.c, whole genome shotgun sequence, one region includes:
- the LOC127966884 gene encoding cAMP-specific 3',5'-cyclic phosphodiesterase 4D isoform X10, with amino-acid sequence MMSPSSGLILQANFVHSQRRESFLYRSDSDYDLSPKTMSRNSSIASDMNNHLPRPGLVSRRSEPVISGNHGDDLIVTPFAQVLASLRTVRNNFAALTNLQQDRTSNKRSPMCNQPPLSKASFTEEAYQKLATETLEELDWCLDQLETLQTRHSVSEMASNKFKRMLNRELTHLSEMSRSGNQVSEFISNTFLDKQHDVEMPSPQTQKEKDKKKKPMCQISGVKKLMHSTSLTNSNIPRFGVKTDTEDSLSKELEDINKWGLNVFKVTEFSGNRPLTVMMYTIFQERDLLKTFKIPLDTFITYLMTLEDHYHADVAYHNNIHAADVTQSTHVLLSTPALEAVFTDLEILAAIFASAIHDVDHPGVSNQFLINTNSELALMYNDSSVLENHHLAVGFKLLQEENCDIFQNLNKKQRQSLRKMVIDIVLATDMSKHMNLLADLKTMVETKKVTSSGVLLLDNYSDRIQVLQNMVHCADLSNPTKPLQLYKQWTDRIMEEFFSQGDRERERGMEISPMCDKHNASVEKSQVGFIDYIVHPLWETWADLVHPDAQDILDTLEDNREWYQSTIPQSPSPAPDQSEDGSRSAGADKFQFELTLEEDGESDTEKDSGSQAEEEEEEDEEEEDDNSCSDSKTLITQDSESTEIPEAEEGISEEVSTEPSMVEEDDEEDEEEQSADT; translated from the exons TCATGGAGATGACCTCATCGTCACGCCGTTTGCACAG GTGCTGGCTAGTTTAAGGACGGTACGGAATAACTTTGCAGCGTTAACCAACCTCCAGCAAGATCGAACATCCAACAA GCGATCCCCCATGTGTAATCAGCCTCCTCTCTCAAAGGCCTCCTTCACAG AGGAGGCCTACCAGAAACTGGCCACCGAGACCCTGGAGGAGCTGGACTGGTGCCTGGACCAGCTGGAGACCCTGCAGACCCGACACTCCGTCAGCGAGATGGCCTCCAACAAG ttCAAGCGGATGTTGAACAGGGAGTTAACGCACCTGTCTGAGATGAGCAGATCTGGTAACCAGGTCTCAGAGTTCATCTCCAACACATTTTTAG ACAAACAGCACGATGTGGAAATGCCCTCCCCACAGACTCAGAAGGAGAAAGACAAGAAGAAAAAGCCCATGTGTCAGATCAGCGGAGTGAAAAAACTCATGCACAGCACCAGCCTGACCAATTCCAACATCCCTCGCTTCGGGGTCAAGACGGATACAGAAGACTCCTTATCCAAG GAACTGGAGGACATAAACAAATGGGGCcttaatgtttttaaagtcaCAGAGTTTTCAGGCAACAGGCCTTTAACGGTGATGATGTACACTATATTTCAG GAAAGGGATTtactcaaaacatttaaaattcccTTGGACACTTTCATAACGTACCTGATGACCTTAGAAGACCATTATCATGCCGATGTTGCGTATCACAATAACATTCACGCTGCTGACGTCACCCAGTCCACACACGTGCTGCTCTCCACGCCTGCTCTGGAG GCGGTTTTCACGGACCTTGAAATCCTCGCTGCCATTTTCGCCAGTGCTATTCATGATGTGGACCACCCGGGTGTCTCCAACCAGTTCCTTATTAACACCA ACTCGGAGTTGGCCCTCATGTACAATGACTCGTCGGTGCTGGAAAACCATCATCTGGCGGTGGGCTTCAAACTGCTGCAGGAGGAGAACTGTGACATCTTCCAGAACCTGAACAAGAAACAGAGACAATCGCTGCGCAAGATGGTCATCGACATC GTCTTGGCGACTGATATGTCCAAACACATGAACCTGCTGGCCGATCTGAAGACCATGGTCGAGACCAAGAAGGTCACCAGTTCTGGAGTCTTGCTCTTGGATAACTACTCCGACAGGATACAA GTGCTTCAGAACATGGTGCACTGTGCGGACCTCAGTAACCCCACCAAACCCCTGCAGCTGTACAAACAGTGGACGGACCGCATCATGGAGGAGTTCTTCAGTCAGGGCGACCGAGAGCGGGAGCGAGGGATGGAGATCAGCCCCATGTGTGACAAACACAACGCCTCTGTAGAGAAGTCTCAG GTGGGCTTCATTGACTACATCGTGCACCCGCTGTGGGAGACGTGGGCCGACCTCGTCCACCCGGACGCCCAGGACATCCTGGACACATTAGAGGACAACAGAGAGTGGTACCAGAGCACCATCCCACAGAGCCCGTCTCCCGCTCCCGACCAATCCGAGGACGGCAGCCGCTCCGCCGGAGCAGACAAGTTCCAGTTCGAACTGACGCTGGAGGAGGACGGAGAATCAGACACGGAGAAAGACAGCGGCAGCCAGgccgaggaagaggaggaggaggatgaagaagaagaggaCGACAACAGCTGTAGTGATTCCAAAACTCTCATCACACAGGACTCGGAATCCACTGAGATTCCAGAAGCGGAGGAGGGAATATCGGAGGAGGTTTCCACAGAACCCAGCATGGTGGAGGAGGACGATGAGGAAGACGAGGAGGAGCAGTCAGCAGACACGTAG
- the LOC127966884 gene encoding cAMP-specific 3',5'-cyclic phosphodiesterase 4D isoform X11 — MPEANYLRSVSWGYIKFKRMLNRELTHLSEMSRSGNQVSEFISNTFLDKQHDVEMPSPQTQKEKDKKKKPMCQISGVKKLMHSTSLTNSNIPRFGVKTDTEDSLSKELEDINKWGLNVFKVTEFSGNRPLTVMMYTIFQERDLLKTFKIPLDTFITYLMTLEDHYHADVAYHNNIHAADVTQSTHVLLSTPALEAVFTDLEILAAIFASAIHDVDHPGVSNQFLINTNSELALMYNDSSVLENHHLAVGFKLLQEENCDIFQNLNKKQRQSLRKMVIDIVLATDMSKHMNLLADLKTMVETKKVTSSGVLLLDNYSDRIQVLQNMVHCADLSNPTKPLQLYKQWTDRIMEEFFSQGDRERERGMEISPMCDKHNASVEKSQVGFIDYIVHPLWETWADLVHPDAQDILDTLEDNREWYQSTIPQSPSPAPDQSEDGSRSAGADKFQFELTLEEDGESDTEKDSGSQAEEEEEEDEEEEDDNSCSDSKTLITQDSESTEIPEAEEGISEEVSTEPSMVEEDDEEDEEEQSADT, encoded by the exons ATGCCTGAAGCTAATTATTTACGCTCCGTCTCATGGGGATATATAAAG ttCAAGCGGATGTTGAACAGGGAGTTAACGCACCTGTCTGAGATGAGCAGATCTGGTAACCAGGTCTCAGAGTTCATCTCCAACACATTTTTAG ACAAACAGCACGATGTGGAAATGCCCTCCCCACAGACTCAGAAGGAGAAAGACAAGAAGAAAAAGCCCATGTGTCAGATCAGCGGAGTGAAAAAACTCATGCACAGCACCAGCCTGACCAATTCCAACATCCCTCGCTTCGGGGTCAAGACGGATACAGAAGACTCCTTATCCAAG GAACTGGAGGACATAAACAAATGGGGCcttaatgtttttaaagtcaCAGAGTTTTCAGGCAACAGGCCTTTAACGGTGATGATGTACACTATATTTCAG GAAAGGGATTtactcaaaacatttaaaattcccTTGGACACTTTCATAACGTACCTGATGACCTTAGAAGACCATTATCATGCCGATGTTGCGTATCACAATAACATTCACGCTGCTGACGTCACCCAGTCCACACACGTGCTGCTCTCCACGCCTGCTCTGGAG GCGGTTTTCACGGACCTTGAAATCCTCGCTGCCATTTTCGCCAGTGCTATTCATGATGTGGACCACCCGGGTGTCTCCAACCAGTTCCTTATTAACACCA ACTCGGAGTTGGCCCTCATGTACAATGACTCGTCGGTGCTGGAAAACCATCATCTGGCGGTGGGCTTCAAACTGCTGCAGGAGGAGAACTGTGACATCTTCCAGAACCTGAACAAGAAACAGAGACAATCGCTGCGCAAGATGGTCATCGACATC GTCTTGGCGACTGATATGTCCAAACACATGAACCTGCTGGCCGATCTGAAGACCATGGTCGAGACCAAGAAGGTCACCAGTTCTGGAGTCTTGCTCTTGGATAACTACTCCGACAGGATACAA GTGCTTCAGAACATGGTGCACTGTGCGGACCTCAGTAACCCCACCAAACCCCTGCAGCTGTACAAACAGTGGACGGACCGCATCATGGAGGAGTTCTTCAGTCAGGGCGACCGAGAGCGGGAGCGAGGGATGGAGATCAGCCCCATGTGTGACAAACACAACGCCTCTGTAGAGAAGTCTCAG GTGGGCTTCATTGACTACATCGTGCACCCGCTGTGGGAGACGTGGGCCGACCTCGTCCACCCGGACGCCCAGGACATCCTGGACACATTAGAGGACAACAGAGAGTGGTACCAGAGCACCATCCCACAGAGCCCGTCTCCCGCTCCCGACCAATCCGAGGACGGCAGCCGCTCCGCCGGAGCAGACAAGTTCCAGTTCGAACTGACGCTGGAGGAGGACGGAGAATCAGACACGGAGAAAGACAGCGGCAGCCAGgccgaggaagaggaggaggaggatgaagaagaagaggaCGACAACAGCTGTAGTGATTCCAAAACTCTCATCACACAGGACTCGGAATCCACTGAGATTCCAGAAGCGGAGGAGGGAATATCGGAGGAGGTTTCCACAGAACCCAGCATGGTGGAGGAGGACGATGAGGAAGACGAGGAGGAGCAGTCAGCAGACACGTAG